One stretch of Rhodopirellula islandica DNA includes these proteins:
- a CDS encoding PIG-L family deacetylase has translation MNEAIPEPSDLLLPDDPTQSLDVIAVGAHPDDVESACGGTLAKMVRQGYRVGIIDLTDGEPTPHCPDVDTRMAESVRAAECLGVHARVQLNLPNRILMDGFVPRIALARQFRRFRPRIVIGFGQKTPMASPDHWQAMQITDAAVFYSRLCRWDEHFDGVPVHAVARQLYFRLAFESDVMPGESHHLIVDIGDCLEQKLASITAYESQFAHKPKITDRVRAAALVTGSQAGCWAGEAFASAHPYSISDLVKTVMNL, from the coding sequence ATGAATGAAGCCATTCCAGAACCGAGCGATCTCCTTCTCCCCGACGACCCGACGCAGTCACTGGACGTGATTGCGGTGGGGGCTCACCCGGACGATGTTGAATCAGCCTGTGGTGGCACGCTGGCCAAGATGGTCCGCCAGGGTTATCGCGTCGGCATCATCGATTTGACCGATGGCGAACCGACGCCCCATTGCCCCGACGTCGATACCCGGATGGCAGAATCGGTCCGAGCCGCCGAGTGCCTTGGCGTTCACGCGCGAGTCCAGCTGAACCTTCCCAACCGAATTCTGATGGACGGTTTTGTCCCGCGGATCGCGTTGGCCCGCCAGTTCCGTCGATTTCGTCCCCGGATCGTGATCGGGTTCGGGCAAAAAACGCCCATGGCTTCCCCGGACCATTGGCAAGCAATGCAGATCACCGATGCAGCGGTGTTTTACAGTCGTCTGTGCCGTTGGGACGAACACTTTGACGGGGTTCCCGTCCACGCGGTTGCTCGCCAACTCTATTTTCGATTGGCATTTGAATCCGATGTGATGCCCGGTGAGTCCCATCACCTGATCGTTGACATTGGCGATTGCTTGGAACAAAAACTCGCCTCGATCACGGCTTACGAAAGTCAGTTTGCCCACAAACCGAAAATTACCGACCGAGTGCGTGCCGCCGCGTTGGTGACCGGTTCGCAAGCCGGTTGTTGGGCCGGAGAGGCGTTTGCATCGGCTCACCCGTATTCCATCAGCGACCTGGTCAAAACGGTCATGAACCTCTGA